GCCGGGTCAGACATGAGGAAGTGGAAGAAGACGCTCTTGGAGCACGTGGCATGCTGCACGACGGGGCAAGGCGCGACGGCGGGAGATGAGGAGGCCCGGAGGCCGGCGATGCGATgggggcgacgaggcggcgcgtCCGGCCGCCGATAGGGGAGAAGCGCAGTGGCGCCGCTCGACTGCGCTCGGCCTGCCGCGTCTGCGCCGGCTTGCTGGCCTTTCTCCCCGTGCACCTGAGCTCCGGGCCGGCCACGGTGAAGGTCGCGACCACCGTCGTCTCGCCGCATTGCTCGGCGCGAGTGAAGAGGAGCCAGAGAGagacagaagaaaaaaagagagagaaggggaaacGGAGAGGAAGATGACGTGTGATActaatatgtgggacccatgtggggcccatgctgactcagcgccacgtagaccaaaaccagtATCAAAACAACCGAAGGATCTCGGGTGATCGGTTTTGCAGAGTTAAGGGACCCCGCatatctggtattgcggttcgaggacgttttttaatctcgctgacaagttgagggaccttcggtgcactTTTTCCGATTATTTTTCCTTGACAAAACACGTTAGGATTTTGTTTGTGATGGACTTTGTGTTTAGGGGAGGAGAAAACGTTGGGCTTTTTTCGCCAACAAAATTGGTGAAGTGCGCCACGCACGTGCAGCGCGCAGGAGTTATTGGCGCAGCGCGCCACCAGCGGTGGATGAGAAACATTTTTTGATCGTATGGTTAGAAAAAACGGCTGAAACATGTCATCCGTGTTTtaatcggttttaattttatgtttcggttttaatctctatctctaatatAAAAAAGAACGAGAGATCACCATCCTCTGTAtagaaaaaaagtccgactcaaaaagattaaaaaaaagagagaaaaaaaatgtccgaCTCAAAAAGTGATAAAAAAGGCTTGTGGTCAGTAAAAAAACACCTCATCATAAAAAACGTCGActccggtaaaaaaaaaagatccgtttgggtttttttttgacacCGGTATATATATACGGAACTTCACCGgcttcgtcctcctcgtcgctcGTCGTCCTGGTTGTCCGCTTCCGAATCGACCACGGCAGCCTTGGAGGCCCTGCGGGTCTTTGCCCCAAACGCGGTGATCGAGGCGGGAGTGCGATCGCTGGTACGTCGGCTTCGGCCGAAAGGGTAGTGAGGGActgaattaaattttaaaatatactgttaattctaatatttttttagaaaaattcaGGATATAAAAGTTTTTGCAGAAATATACCGTCGATCTCGCCCAACCACTGCACGAAAATGATGTGTACATAGCGTCGTGGACAGTGTCGCGCGACACCGGCGCGACATCGGGCGGTCTCACGGAAAGGGATAGCGACACCGCCGATTGGCTGAACGGTCTCGCTAATCAGGATggttaattagtgattaattctcatgattagtgattaattaattattattaattcactaattattattagttaataattaattaagtattaatcaCTAATGAAAGTGGAGACGCTGGACAGTATCGCTGTTTCCATGTGCGAGACTGCGCGCTCTCACTCTTTTCCTCCGCGAGACCGCGCGCTCTCGCTCTTTCGTTCCGCGAGACCGTGCGGTCTCGCACTTTCGCTACGCAATACCGCTCACGATATCACGCCACCTTATTCTCGCGCAATTGTTATACGATAGCGATGGTATATTTCTGCAAAAAATTTTGCATCCcgaatatttttgaaaaaaaaaatcaaataaacagtatatttttaaatttaattcctCACTCCGTAGAGGCCTTCGCCGCCCCGACTACCAATCCCCTCCTCTCAcccctaagggtgtgtttgagaagaaggggattgaggagattggaaagatacgcgaaacgaggtaagccattagcatatgattaattaagtattaactattttaaactttaaaaatagattgatatgattttttaaagcaactttcttatagaattttttttgcaaaaaacacaccgtttagtacttcgggaagcgtgcgcgcggaatacgATGTCCCTTTCTCACCCAATCCCCCAGAACGAATGCACCCTAAGTCTGGGGGAGTGGAAAGCGTCCTGCCGCCGAGACCTCCGCCTCTGACAACAACTCATTGTCGGCTCCTCGTTTCGTCCCAACAGATTTCGAAACCCGCTTGGAGCTCATCCCTTTCGTCGGTGGGGTGAGCCAACTCGTTTCGCCGGCCGGTGGGCCTAGCCTGTTCACCGAGCTGAATGAGTAATGACATCTTTTGACGTGACGCAGTTGTCTTTCGACAACATGTATATATtcaatatatatagttttttttatcttttttatacgtgtatattttttatgtataaaaatatgtatatatacaaattttgcatatgtacatatacaacatatacaaagtttgtaaacttatacttcatccgtttcataatgtaagacattttagcatttcccacattcatattgatgttaatagattcacatcaatatgaatgtgggaaatgatagaataacttacattgtgaaacgagggagtatattaaaaaaaacgtacacatatatttaaaaaatgaaaggaaaaagaaaaaaagtggtGCACATGGAGCTAGccacgccccccccccctctccatGCGCGCCACGTGGCTGCGCCATGCGGGGAGGGAGCGCACGATGGGTCGCTAACTAGCCATCCCCGCTAAGATGGGCCTTTGTGTACCTGGGTTGTCCGGGTTCCAACATCAATAAATAGTTCCATAGCATAGgcatgaaaaatttattttacttcCTCAAACTATTTGTTTTGTTCACTTACcccttaaattattttttactcATTTTACCTCTAAAACTATTAAAGTGTTCCACTTTACTGATTAACagcatttttcttcttttatttatcTTTATATGAGTCATATTTTAAGCTAAAATTTTGTAAAGCCATAGATAACACCATTATCAAAGTTCTAACgtattttgaaaaatttcatgactatatgtttaaaatttaaaacctcGATGTTCAAGCTTAGTGCTTCGAATATATGCATACAATGATAAAAACATTCTGAAAAATTATGGGAGGTAGGTTATGATGTATCTATTAATTCTACCAAATTTAATTCCAAATTATGACTTGTATAGACAGAAACAAATAATGGGAGTAAGATGATCCGTTTTCAAGTGAAGCAATGAAATAGTTTGGGGGTGTATGATAGACTTTATTTCTCTATATGCACTGTTACGTGCGTATGGGCCGTCCGCGTTCGAACTGTCAGTCCAAGCCCAGTCGGCCGGCTGGCCAGTCTAGGTTTGAACGACTCGTCTGCACCCCTAAATTCCAATTCCAATGGCTGCTtgaccgagccgccgccgccgtccccattTCCCACTCGCAACTCGCAAAACTCGAGTCTCCTCTCCACCACCGTTGGCGATCTTGCTGGCGCGGTCTCGAGCTGTCGTTGCCGCTGATGGACAAGGCAAGAGGCGGGGAAGGAGGCGACAAGggtggccgcggcgggggaAGAGGCGACAAGGGTGGCCAAGGCGGGAGCAGAGGCTACAAGGGTGGCCAAGGCGGCGTCGGCACCAGCAAGGAAGTGGTGGGGAAGATTACTGAGGAAACAAGTGTTACCGGTGGGAAACCAAAGCAGGCCACGGGATGGAAGGTACCAATGCCTTCttgttgttgatttttttttttttggggcgtGGCACTTGTTGAGTtgttgatttatcattgccgaaaatatattttactcATTTAGTCTGAACAACATTGAGGCTGTTCCCTCTATTGGTTCGATTAATTTTAGTATGCTAGAATTTGAGTCATTTGGTGTGTAGAGAGCATCGAGGCCGTTCAATCTTAGTTGAATTCCTTGTTAGTATGCTAGTATATTGATTCATTTGGTCTGTAGAACATGGAAACCGTTGCTATCTTAGTTAGATTTCATGTCAGTATGCTAGAATCTGTCATTTGCTCTGTGGAACATTGAATCCATTGCCTATCgtagttgaattttgtgttttgCTGTTTAGGTTTCATCTAAATGCTTGAAATTTAATAATGTCACAGCGCACGGAAAGAGATGTTCTTAAGCTACTGAAGGATCCTTCTGTGCTTACACAACCTTGGTCTGGCGTAGCAGTCTCTAATTACAACTTCAAGTATGATGGCCTAGATGACAAATGGTACAGTGGGAGAATCTTTCTCAACACCAAGGTTGAGGCTGGTGACTCTTTAACACAAACGAATGGCAGAGAAGCACGGTTTTGGACATTTGTGGAAGAAGACAATGGTGTCAGTCCATGTGAAGACTCAATACCTTTACTCTGGAATATCAAACACCCAGCAATACTGAAGCCCATCTGTCTGACATACAACCCTGAAATCTAAAGGATTGTATATGGGATTGCCACATTCAACATGGACTTCGATTCATGGATTCAGAACCACCCTGTAGTTAATGCGGATTACATACCCCCTCATTGGAATGAAACTATCTGGTATGCTTTTGTCCTGAACTCTTGGTCTGTTCAATAAATATTTCCTGTTCACTTATCACTTCACTAAAGATGCATGGTTTGTCAATGGAAAACTTATCTGTTGCATTTTACATTTTAGTTATGTTCTTTCTGCCATTCGGGAGGTTGTCAAGAAGAAATGCAAAATAGTGGATTTGAACAAGACTTCAAAGTTTCGTGATGCTGGACAACAAGGTAAAGATACTCCCATCTCACATTCAGAAGGGAGGAGGTGATGATGATGAAAGCGACATGCTTGTTACGTTCTCTTTTCTGCTTGAGAACTATCTATATCAGAATTGGAAGGATGCCGATTTGCTTGCATTCATTAACCTCATGCGCAACCCAGGAACAAGGTAAATGGTAAACATACGTTGCTGACTCATTTTCCCCTTAATCACAGTTGAATTTTGGATAGGCGGGTCCAATCCAATTGCTTCCTTACATTGCAGAGTGGAACATGTACTGATTCAATTGTTTCTTTGCATTGTAGAGTGAAAGACCTAGTCACTCATCCACTGTTGCTGCCCCCAGATCAGCGTGAGCTATTATATAGAACAACATGGACTCGTATGTCAAATTCTTTACAGAACACTATAAGCTATCCAACTACAACATACTGGGCAACTACAACTAACTGGCACAGTTTCGTTCCATCAGGTGACACAGCACTGCAAGGCATCTTGCGGTTTCCAAATGGTCCCCACGGAGTGATAACATACCCACTTGGCTTTGTGGGAGTTCACAAATTCTGCCATGATACCTCATCTCATTACTTGAAAAGTTTCAGAGAAAATTATGTATGTATCTTACCCTTGATGTTTTGGATTAACTAGTTGGACACTTATAGTctaatattttcttcttttcctattatttttAGGTTCCAGGTCAAGTCCAGCTACCAGTAGATCTGTTATTGAAGAGAACCTTTCCTGGACTGATTTCAGAAATATACCTTTTGACCCTCGATCCAGACTGGGGGTATGTTATTTTCCATTCCTTTCTGGCATTGCATTCACTATCATTATAATAGTTAGATGGCAGGATTACACTCATAGCTTTATGGTATTGTTTTTGTAGTGATATTTAGGACCAGGGATCGCACAACTGGGAGCACAAGGAGACCGAACCAACATCTTTTTGTCTACAATGTCAAGAACATCTCATCCTCTGCTTGTTATTTTTGTCCTGGTTAACTAACAGTTCATTCATTTTTTGATATGGCAGTTCATTGACCAAGACGAACTGCATGAACTTTGCTGCACATCAATACACAGTGATATTCTCACTGATCACTGGATTGGTGGAGCATTAGTATGCACTAGGATGCCATTTGAACGTCTTATCACTGATATGTTTGACGCACAGCTTGTTTCTGGCTACTTTATCAGCTGTAAGCCTGTAACAGCTGCTGCTTGATGTAATAGTAGTAAGGCATGTTATGCTAGACAGCAGCTAAGATTTTTTAATGCATATTAAGTGCACTTTTGCTATTTATCAATTGCCTGATTTCTCTCTAAATGATGGTTTTTCTATTTCATGGGATTTGGGTTTTTGATTGGTTGGCAAGCTCGGATTTTCAGTGGTTTTGGGGGTGGTGGGTGGTGaatgttttgtgcttttttATTTGGCTGCAATTTTTTGGGAGTAAACTGTGGATGCAACAGCAAGAAGATCAGCAGTCGTTTGCTTGCAAATATTTGTCTGCAGTTTTGTGATTTGTCTGTTTGGCTGCAATTTTGGATTAAACTGTGGATGCAGTAGCAGCAGTAGGATCAGCAGCGGCTGACTGGCAGGTTGATGGAGCTTGAGGACTCAGACGCCGACTAATAGAGGAGCTCCTATAGCTGCCTGATTCCCTATCAGCTTCCTCTTTCGATTTTCTGTCTTCACCGCAGCAGGTTGGATTCATTTTTTCCTGGCCATGAAGGCTTCGCTGCTGTCGGTGCCATCTCAGCACCTGCTTATTGGAGGATTAACGTATTTTGATTTGGTGCAAAGCATGGCCTGATATTCCTGCTGATATTCCTGATCTGGATTGGGCATTTGGACTTGGGTTTTGTCATTTGCATTGCTTTGCTTGACATATGGAAGTTGAGCATGCACAAGCAGCGTTTGGTACAATTTTTTCTATCATACAAGGTAACCTTTTTTCGGTAGCATGCTGTATAGTTTTATTTAATGAAATGTGCTAGTGTGGATTCGGTGttgtcttcttcttttttcatcGAATACCCGTGAAGAACAAACTCCTTGAATCCTCTGCTCAATTGGACCAGTGATGCTCAATTTCATATGTTTGAAATGTTCTGTTAAGATTTTATACAGTTCTTGATCAATTGGTCAGGTCGTATCAAATTCTTCTTCGGTGGTAAACTAAACCATGTATTGCATACTAAAACTTATTTTGTTTTCGTGATAAAATTGGCGAGTGGTTGCCATGCGGAACCAGATCCTCTGACGTGGACGTCCAACGGCTCTCGTCCGTCCATTCGGCATCGGACGGAGTAGAGTGAGCACAGCGGATAGGCTCGGCCCATATGGTAGAAAAATCAGCCCACGCGATCCACAACCATCGacgccacagccgccgccggctaGGAAGCAAATGGGGGAGGGGAGACCTCTGcaccgtcggcgtcgccgccaccgccacagccTGCGTCTCCCGCGCGAGGGCCCCTTCGTTGCCACCATCCTCTTCTCGGCCAGCAAAATCGGGATGGCTCCTGATTTCCCGTGGTCTTCGGCCGGCCGCTCACTGCcgctcgtcgtctcctccggcGCATCCGCGGGTGGAGTGGATCCTGGAAGAAGCCCCTCCCCTCGTCGCTGCCCTCCTCCCCATCTCTCGCCCCTGCGTTCTCTCTCCCTTAGCATGTTGCTGGCTCGCTGCCGGCAGTGTACTCCTTCAAATCATCCCTGCATAAAAGTTCAAGGGGACTCCTGTTAATTCgttagtagcagcagcagcaggttaTATACACTTAGCAGTTGTTCGAGGTTGCCGACTGATTCCTAGTTTCAATTTTCTTGAGGATGAAAGTAATATCATTTTCTTGAGGATGAAAGTAATATCATCACCAGAACCTACTACAAGGGCTTGCAATGGCAGCATCTTGAAAATCCTAGATCGAGATCTAAAATTGATATGAATGGATATTGTAAATTGATGTGAATTGGGATTGTAAGTTTGTAACTCAACACTGAATGTGATGACTGAATGCCTTTGCCAATTGAGATTGATTGTTGTGTCTATTTGAGAATGTGAAGATTGTAGTTGCATCAATTTTTCGTTTTCAATTCAGTACGTTTAAAGGAATTGAAGTGAAACTTCAGTCTAGCAAAAGAATGTCACTTGTGTTGATGCTGCTTCGACAGTAAACACTGAACATTACAATGTGCTGTTCTTGCTGCATTGAGCATTTGATTGTTGAACATTTATAGATTTTGTCCCATACCCTAATGTTTGCTTGCAAAATGGCAAAAACAAAGGCATAT
Above is a window of Oryza sativa Japonica Group chromosome 10, ASM3414082v1 DNA encoding:
- the LOC107277702 gene encoding uncharacterized protein; amino-acid sequence: MLDNKVKILPSHIQKGGGDDDESDMLVTFSFLLENYLYQNWKDADLLAFINLMRNPGTRVKDLVTHPLLLPPDQRELLYRTTWTRDTALQGILRFPNGPHGVITYPLGFVGVHKFCHDTSSHYLKSFRENYVPGQVQLPVDLLLKRTFPGLISEIYLLTLDPDWGDI